In a genomic window of Meriones unguiculatus strain TT.TT164.6M chromosome 8, Bangor_MerUng_6.1, whole genome shotgun sequence:
- the Elfn2 gene encoding protein phosphatase 1 regulatory subunit 29: MLRLGLCAAALLCVCQPGAVHADCWLIEGDKGYVWLAICSQNQPPYETIPQHINSTVHDLRLNENKLKAVLYSSLNRFGNLTDLNLTKNEISYIEDGAFLGQTSLQVLQLGYNRLSNLTEGMLRGMSRLQFLFVQHNLIEVVTPTAFSECPSLISIDLSSNRLSRLDGATFASLASLMVCELAGNPFNCECDLFGFLAWLVVFNNVTKNYDRLQCESPREFAGYPLLVPRPYHSLNAITVLQAKCRNGSMPARPVSHPTPYSTDAQREPDENSGFNPDEILSVEPPASSTTDATAGPAIKLHQVAFTSATLIVIIPHPYSKMYVLVQYNNSYISDVMTLKNKKEIVTLDRLRAHTEYTFCIASLRNNRRFNHTCLTFTTRDPVPGDMAPSTSTTTHYIMTILGCLFGMVIVLGAVYYCLRKRRVQEEKQKSVNVKKTILEMRYGADVEAGSIVHAAAQKLGEPPVLPVARMSSIPSIIGEKLPAAKGLEAGLETPKVATKGNYIEVRTGAAAGDGLARPEDELPDIENGQGSAAEISTIAKEVDKVNQIINNCIDALKLDSASFLGSGSGGGGDSDLAFECQSLPAAPAASTAATPGALERPSFLSPPYKESSHHPLQRQLSADAAVSRKTCSVSSSGSIKSAKVFSLDVPDHPTPTGLAKGDSKYIEKGSPLNSPLDRLPLVPTGSSGSSGGGGGIHHLEVKPAYHCSEHRHSFPALYYEEGSDSLSQRVSFLKPLTRSKRDSTYSQLSPRHYYSGYSSSPEYSSESTHKIWERFRPYKKHHREEVYMAAGHALRKKVQFAKDEDLHDILDYWKGVSAQQKL, from the coding sequence ATGCTGCGCCTGGGGCTGTGCGCGGCGGCGCTCCTGTGCGTGTGCCAGCCGGGGGCTGTGCACGCCGACTGCTGGCTTATCGAGGGGGACAAGGGCTACGTGTGGCTGGCCATCTGCAGCCAGAACCAGCCTCCCTACGAGACCATCCCCCAGCACATTAACAGCACCGTGCACGACCTGAGGCTCAATGAGAACAAGCTCAAGGCCGTGCTGTATTCCTCGCTCAATCGCTTCGGGAACCTCACGGACCTCAACCTCACCAAGAACGAGATCTCCTACATCGAGGACGGTGCCTTCCTGGGCCAGACGAGCCTGCAGGTCCTGCAGCTGGGCTACAACCGCCTCAGCAACCTGACCGAGGGCATGCTCCGAGGCATGAGCCGGCTGCAGTTCCTCTTTGTCCAGCACAACCTCATCGAGGTGGTGACGCCCACCGCCTTCTCGGAGTGCCCCAGCCTCATCAGCATCGACCTGTCCTCCAACCGCCTCAGCCGCCTGGACGGCGCCACCTTCGCCAGCCTGGCCAGCCTGATGGTGTGCGAGCTGGCCGGCAACCCCTTCAACTGTGAGTGTGACCTCTTCGGCTTCCTCGCCTGGCTCGTGGTCTTCAACAACGTCACCAAGAACTACGACCGCCTGCAGTGCGAGTCGCCCAGGGAGTTCGCCGGGTACCCGCTGCTCGTGCCCCGGCCTTACCACAGCCTCAACGCCATCACCGTCCTGCAGGCCAAGTGCCGCAACGGCTCCATGCCCGCCCGGCCCGTGAGCCACCCCACCCCCTATTCCACCGACGCCCAGAGGGAACCTGACGAGAACTCGGGCTTCAATCCCGACGAGATTCTCTCGGTGGAGCCGCCCGCCTCCTCCACCACGGACGCCACGGCGGGGCCGGCCATCAAGCTGCACCAGGTCGCCTTCACCTCGGCCACCTTGATCGTCATCATCCCGCACCCTTACAGCAAAATGTACGTCCTGGTACAGTACAACAACAGCTACATCTCCGACGTCATGACGCTCAAGAACAAGAAGGAGATCGTGACGCTCGACAGGCTGCGGGCCCACACCGAGTACACCTTTTGCATCGCGTCGCTGCGCAACAACCGCCGCTTCAACCACACCTGCCTGACCTTTACCACCCGGGACCCTGTGCCCGGGGACATGGCCCCCAGCACCTCCACCACCACGCACTACATCATGACCATCCTGGGCTGCCTGTTTGGCATGGTCATCGTGCTGGGGGCCGTCTACTACTGCCTGCGCAAGAGGCGCGTgcaggaggagaagcagaagtCCGTCAACGTCAAGAAGACCATCTTGGAGATGCGCTACGGCGCCGACGTGGAGGCCGGGTCCATCGTGCACGCCGCGGCGCAGAAGCTCGGGGAGCCGCCCGTGCTCCCCGTGGCACGcatgtcctccatcccctccatcATCGGGGAGAAGCTGCCCGCTGCCAAGGGGCTGGAGGCCGGCCTCGAGACACCCAAGGTGGCTACCAAAGGCAACTATATCGAGGTGCGCACGGGGGCTGCCGCGGGGGACGGCCTGGCCCGGCCGGAGGATGAGCTCCCGGACATCGAGAACGGCCAGGGCTCAGCTGCCGAGATCTCTACCATTGCCAAGGAGGTGGACAAGGTCAACCAGATCATTAACAACTGCATCGACGCCCTCAAGCTGGACTCGGCCTCCTTCCTGGGGAGTGGCAGCGGCGGCGGTGGGGACTCCGACCTGGCCTTCGAGTGCCAGTCCCTTCCTGCGGCTCCTGCCGCTTCCACGGCTGCCACTCCCGGGGCGCTGGAGCGGCCCAGCTTCCTGTCGCCCCCCTACAAGGAGAGCTCCCACCACCCGCTGCAGCGCCAGCTGAGCGCCGATGCCGCAGTGAGCCGCAAGACTTGCAGCGTGTCGTCCAGCGGCTCCATCAAGAGCGCCAAGGTCTTCAGCCTGGACGTGCCGGACCACCCGACCCCCACGGGACTGGCCAAGGGCGACTCCAAGTACATTGAGAAAGGCAGCCCCCTCAACAGCCCGCTCGACCGGCTTCCCCTGGTGCCCACAGGCAGCAGCGGTAGCAGCGGTGGGGGGGGCGGCATTCACCACCTGGAGGTGAAGCCGGCCTACCACTGCAGCGAGCACCGGCACAGCTTCCCCGCTCTCTATTACGAGGAGGGCTCTGACAGCCTGAGCCAGCGCGTGTCCTTCCTTAAGCCGCTGACCCGCTCCAAGCGTGACTCCACCTATTCGCAGCTCTCCCCCAGACATTACTACTCAGGGTACTCGTCCAGCCCCGAGTACTCGTCCGAGAGCACACATAAGATCTGGGAGCGCTTCCGGCCCTACAAGAAGCACCATCGTGAGGAGGTATACATGGCCGCTGGCCATGCCCTGCGCAAGAAGGTCCAGTTTGCCAAGGATGAGGACCTGCATGACATCCTTGATTACTGGAAGGGGGTCTCAGCCCAGCAGAAGCTGTGA